A portion of the Krasilnikovia cinnamomea genome contains these proteins:
- a CDS encoding helix-turn-helix transcriptional regulator, with protein sequence MGKKLNLMGAHEIRVRLGGISRQRAYQLTSRRDFPAPVAELAMGNVWLAEDVEAWIKERRRPVASDNDDED encoded by the coding sequence ATGGGTAAGAAGCTGAACCTCATGGGTGCACATGAGATTCGGGTGCGCCTCGGCGGGATCAGCCGCCAGCGGGCCTACCAGCTCACCAGCCGCCGGGACTTCCCCGCACCGGTGGCCGAGCTGGCGATGGGTAACGTCTGGCTCGCCGAGGACGTCGAAGCCTGGATCAAGGAACGACGGCGGCCGGTGGCCAGCGACAACGACGACGAGGACTAG